A genomic window from Lutra lutra chromosome 17, mLutLut1.2, whole genome shotgun sequence includes:
- the VPS9D1 gene encoding VPS9 domain-containing protein 1 isoform X2: MSGHHVCAAHKGTRRDGLACHSWPDRSISLPRAQEAYAEYLRSIHYISQVLLEEVETTKEGGDTVAPDTSKMLKLAEQCLERAQSTAAQLGKTHLKPAVPVAAPGPASTSRHRRVYSDEGGKLSPFLPPEIFQKLQVVESQGSKKELTPLEEASLQNQKLKAAYEARMARLDPSQAVQKTSLTLSLQRQMLENLVIAKAREETLHRKMEERRLRLQEAANRRFCSQVALTPEEREQRALYAAILEYEQDHDWPKHWKAQLKKSPGDLSLVTSLVSHLLSIPDHPISQLLKKLQCAVYQTLYPLVSRAAVGTASTPGCCSLPPDADGLLAPGSRRLRPSHSLYCMLSPAEPSPAPRPPEGTHASPPVPPPHAGAPDRGPDSSPAGPSSPLAHSWTGVQGKDSSFEDLEHFLATSEGWGRGRGWPPEPQTTGVKKEPLQEQLKSTVKDIHDAIDRLLSLTLLAFEGLNATSSKDRCLACIEEPFFSPLWPLLLALYRSVHRLREAALSRSMELYRNASPAAIGIPRKLLPRDLEALGAGAYPYCAAAQELGLLVLESCPQKKLECIVRVLRVICACAEDYCRAQEAAPEARPLLGATAIGADDLLPILSFVVLRSGLPQLVSECAALEEFIHEGYLIGEEGYCLTSLQSALNYVELLPRGALGK; the protein is encoded by the exons ATGAGCGGCCACCATGTCTGTGCTGCCCACAAGGGCACGAGGCGTGATGGACTCGCTTGCCACTCCTGGCCTGACCGCTCCATTTCTCTTCCCCGAGCACAGGAGGCGTACGCGGAGTACCTGAGGAGCATCCACTACATCTCCCAGGTGCTGCTGGAAGAAGTGGAAACCACCAAAG AAGGTGGAGACACTGTGGCCCCAGACACCTCAAAGATGCTGAAACTGGCTGAGCAGTGTCTGGAGAGGGCCCAGTCGACAGCTGCCCAGCTCG GGAAAACACACCTGAAGCCCGCTGTGCCCGTGGCTGCTCCGGGCCCCGCATCCACCAGTCGACATCGCCGGGTGTACTCAGATGAAGGGGGTAAACTATCTCCATTTCTGCCGCCCGAGATCTTCCAGAAGCTTCAGGTGGTGGAGTCACAAGGTTCTAAGAA GGAGCTGACACCTCTGGAGGAGGCGTCTCTGCAGAACCAGAAGCTGAAGGCCGCCTACGAGGCACGGATGGCCCGTCTGGACCCCAGCCAGGCCGTGCAGAAGACCTCCCTG aCCTTGTCCCTGCAACGACAGATGCTGGAGAACCTTGTGATCGCCAAAGCCCGGGAGGAGACA CTGCACAGGAAGATGGAGGAGCGCCGGCTACGGCTCCAGGAGGCAGCCAACAG GAGGTTCTGCAGTCAAGTCGCCCTGACCCCAGAGGAGCGGGAGCAGCGGGCCCTCTATGCCGCCATTCTCGAGTACGAGCAAGACCAC GACTGGCCGAAGCACTGGAAGGCCCAGCTCAAGAAAAGCCCAGGGGACCTGTCGCTAGTGACCAGCCTGGTCTCCCACCTGCTCAG CATCCCCGACCACCCCATCTCGCAGCTCCTGAAGAAGCTCCAGTGTGCGGTGTACCAGACGCTATACCCCCTCGTCAGCAGGGCCGCTGTAGGCACTGCCTCCACCCCCGGCTGCTGCTCTCTGCCCCCGGATGCTGACGGGCTGCTGGCCCCTGGAAGCCGGCGACTCCGGCCCTCGCACAGCCTCTACTGCATGCTCTCCCCTGCGGAGCCCAGCCCGGCCCCACGGCCCCCGGAGGGAACCCACGCCAGTCCCCCTGTGCCCCCTCCTCACGCTGGCGCCCCAGACAGAGGACCAGACAGCAGCCCCGCGGGGCCTTCCTCGCCCCTGGCTCACAGCTGGACTGGTGTGCAGGGCAAAGACAGCTCCTTTGAGGACCTCGAACACTTCTTGGCTACTTCTGaggggtggggccgggggcgAGGGTGGCCACCTGAGCCCCAGACAACGGGCGTGAAGAAGGAGCCACTGCAGGAGCAGCTGAAGAGCACCGTGAAGGACATACACGACGCCATCG ACAGGCTACTCTCGCTGACCCTCCTGGCTTTCGAAGGCCTGAATGCAACCTCCTCCAAAGACCGATGCCTGGCCTGCATCGAGGAGCCCTTCTTCTCTCCACTCTGGCCCCTGCTGCTGGCGCTCTATAG gagTGTGCACCGCCTCCGTGAGGCCGCCTTGAGCAGGAGCATGGAACTCTACAGGAATGCATCCCCGGCCGCCATAGGCATTCCCAGGAAGCTGCTCCCCCGGGACCTGGAGGCCTTGGGCGCCGGTGCTTACCCCTACTGCGCAGCAGCCCAAGAGCTGGGCTTGCTGGTCCTGGAGAGCTGTCCGCAGAAGAAGCTGGAGTGCATTG TGCGTGTGCTGCGGGTCATCTGCGCCTGCGCCGAGGATTACTGCCGTGCCCAGGAGGCCGCCCCTGAGGCCAGACCCCTGCTGGGTGCCACAGCCAT TGGTGCCGATGACCTGCTGCCCATCTTGTCCTTTGTGGTGCTGAGAAGTGGCCTCCCCCAGTTGGTGTCGGAGTGCGCGGCCCTGGAGGAGTTCATCCATGAGGG GTACCTGATTGGAGAGGAGGGCTACTGCCTGACCTCACTGCAGAGTGCCCTGAACTACGTGGAACTGCTGCCCCGAGGGGCTCTGGGCAAGTAG
- the VPS9D1 gene encoding VPS9 domain-containing protein 1 isoform X3, with product MAAAAGDGAVKPLQCAMKLANGAIELDTGNRPREAYAEYLRSIHYISQVLLEEVETTKEGGDTVAPDTSKMLKLAEQCLERAQSTAAQLGKTHLKPAVPVAAPGPASTSRHRRVYSDEGGKLSPFLPPEIFQKLQVVESQGSKKELTPLEEASLQNQKLKAAYEARMARLDPSQAVQKTSLTLSLQRQMLENLVIAKAREETLHRKMEERRLRLQEAANRRFCSQVALTPEEREQRALYAAILEYEQDHDWPKHWKAQLKKSPGDLSLVTSLVSHLLSIPDHPISQLLKKLQCAVYQTLYPLVSRAAVGTASTPGCCSLPPDADGLLAPGSRRLRPSHSLYCMLSPAEPSPAPRPPEGTHASPPVPPPHAGAPDRGPDSSPAGPSSPLAHSWTGVQGKDSSFEDLEHFLATSEGWGRGRGWPPEPQTTGVKKEPLQEQLKSTVKDIHDAIDRLLSLTLLAFEGLNATSSKDRCLACIEEPFFSPLWPLLLALYRSVHRLREAALSRSMELYRNASPAAIGIPRKLLPRDLEALGAGAYPYCAAAQELGLLVLESCPQKKLECIVRVLRVICACAEDYCRAQEAAPEARPLLGATAIGADDLLPILSFVVLRSGLPQLVSECAALEEFIHEGYLIGEEGYCLTSLQSALNYVELLPRGALGK from the exons GAGGCGTACGCGGAGTACCTGAGGAGCATCCACTACATCTCCCAGGTGCTGCTGGAAGAAGTGGAAACCACCAAAG AAGGTGGAGACACTGTGGCCCCAGACACCTCAAAGATGCTGAAACTGGCTGAGCAGTGTCTGGAGAGGGCCCAGTCGACAGCTGCCCAGCTCG GGAAAACACACCTGAAGCCCGCTGTGCCCGTGGCTGCTCCGGGCCCCGCATCCACCAGTCGACATCGCCGGGTGTACTCAGATGAAGGGGGTAAACTATCTCCATTTCTGCCGCCCGAGATCTTCCAGAAGCTTCAGGTGGTGGAGTCACAAGGTTCTAAGAA GGAGCTGACACCTCTGGAGGAGGCGTCTCTGCAGAACCAGAAGCTGAAGGCCGCCTACGAGGCACGGATGGCCCGTCTGGACCCCAGCCAGGCCGTGCAGAAGACCTCCCTG aCCTTGTCCCTGCAACGACAGATGCTGGAGAACCTTGTGATCGCCAAAGCCCGGGAGGAGACA CTGCACAGGAAGATGGAGGAGCGCCGGCTACGGCTCCAGGAGGCAGCCAACAG GAGGTTCTGCAGTCAAGTCGCCCTGACCCCAGAGGAGCGGGAGCAGCGGGCCCTCTATGCCGCCATTCTCGAGTACGAGCAAGACCAC GACTGGCCGAAGCACTGGAAGGCCCAGCTCAAGAAAAGCCCAGGGGACCTGTCGCTAGTGACCAGCCTGGTCTCCCACCTGCTCAG CATCCCCGACCACCCCATCTCGCAGCTCCTGAAGAAGCTCCAGTGTGCGGTGTACCAGACGCTATACCCCCTCGTCAGCAGGGCCGCTGTAGGCACTGCCTCCACCCCCGGCTGCTGCTCTCTGCCCCCGGATGCTGACGGGCTGCTGGCCCCTGGAAGCCGGCGACTCCGGCCCTCGCACAGCCTCTACTGCATGCTCTCCCCTGCGGAGCCCAGCCCGGCCCCACGGCCCCCGGAGGGAACCCACGCCAGTCCCCCTGTGCCCCCTCCTCACGCTGGCGCCCCAGACAGAGGACCAGACAGCAGCCCCGCGGGGCCTTCCTCGCCCCTGGCTCACAGCTGGACTGGTGTGCAGGGCAAAGACAGCTCCTTTGAGGACCTCGAACACTTCTTGGCTACTTCTGaggggtggggccgggggcgAGGGTGGCCACCTGAGCCCCAGACAACGGGCGTGAAGAAGGAGCCACTGCAGGAGCAGCTGAAGAGCACCGTGAAGGACATACACGACGCCATCG ACAGGCTACTCTCGCTGACCCTCCTGGCTTTCGAAGGCCTGAATGCAACCTCCTCCAAAGACCGATGCCTGGCCTGCATCGAGGAGCCCTTCTTCTCTCCACTCTGGCCCCTGCTGCTGGCGCTCTATAG gagTGTGCACCGCCTCCGTGAGGCCGCCTTGAGCAGGAGCATGGAACTCTACAGGAATGCATCCCCGGCCGCCATAGGCATTCCCAGGAAGCTGCTCCCCCGGGACCTGGAGGCCTTGGGCGCCGGTGCTTACCCCTACTGCGCAGCAGCCCAAGAGCTGGGCTTGCTGGTCCTGGAGAGCTGTCCGCAGAAGAAGCTGGAGTGCATTG TGCGTGTGCTGCGGGTCATCTGCGCCTGCGCCGAGGATTACTGCCGTGCCCAGGAGGCCGCCCCTGAGGCCAGACCCCTGCTGGGTGCCACAGCCAT TGGTGCCGATGACCTGCTGCCCATCTTGTCCTTTGTGGTGCTGAGAAGTGGCCTCCCCCAGTTGGTGTCGGAGTGCGCGGCCCTGGAGGAGTTCATCCATGAGGG GTACCTGATTGGAGAGGAGGGCTACTGCCTGACCTCACTGCAGAGTGCCCTGAACTACGTGGAACTGCTGCCCCGAGGGGCTCTGGGCAAGTAG
- the VPS9D1 gene encoding VPS9 domain-containing protein 1 isoform X1, with product MAAAAGDGAVKPLQCAMKLANGAIELDTGNRPREAYAEYLRSIHYISQVLLEEVETTKEGGDTVAPDTSKMLKLAEQCLERAQSTAAQLGKTHLKPAVPVAAPGPASTSRHRRVYSDEGGKLSPFLPPEIFQKLQVVESQGSKKELTPLEEASLQNQKLKAAYEARMARLDPSQAVQKTSLTLSLQRQMLENLVIAKAREETLHRKMEERRLRLQEAANRCVSSHGSGDSPEDWWGLLPLPLSPEAPSWVFLPRRFCSQVALTPEEREQRALYAAILEYEQDHDWPKHWKAQLKKSPGDLSLVTSLVSHLLSGRLLPSERGRSGFISHMHSQGSHGAASPSIPDHPISQLLKKLQCAVYQTLYPLVSRAAVGTASTPGCCSLPPDADGLLAPGSRRLRPSHSLYCMLSPAEPSPAPRPPEGTHASPPVPPPHAGAPDRGPDSSPAGPSSPLAHSWTGVQGKDSSFEDLEHFLATSEGWGRGRGWPPEPQTTGVKKEPLQEQLKSTVKDIHDAIDRLLSLTLLAFEGLNATSSKDRCLACIEEPFFSPLWPLLLALYRSVHRLREAALSRSMELYRNASPAAIGIPRKLLPRDLEALGAGAYPYCAAAQELGLLVLESCPQKKLECIVRVLRVICACAEDYCRAQEAAPEARPLLGATAIGADDLLPILSFVVLRSGLPQLVSECAALEEFIHEGYLIGEEGYCLTSLQSALNYVELLPRGALGK from the exons GAGGCGTACGCGGAGTACCTGAGGAGCATCCACTACATCTCCCAGGTGCTGCTGGAAGAAGTGGAAACCACCAAAG AAGGTGGAGACACTGTGGCCCCAGACACCTCAAAGATGCTGAAACTGGCTGAGCAGTGTCTGGAGAGGGCCCAGTCGACAGCTGCCCAGCTCG GGAAAACACACCTGAAGCCCGCTGTGCCCGTGGCTGCTCCGGGCCCCGCATCCACCAGTCGACATCGCCGGGTGTACTCAGATGAAGGGGGTAAACTATCTCCATTTCTGCCGCCCGAGATCTTCCAGAAGCTTCAGGTGGTGGAGTCACAAGGTTCTAAGAA GGAGCTGACACCTCTGGAGGAGGCGTCTCTGCAGAACCAGAAGCTGAAGGCCGCCTACGAGGCACGGATGGCCCGTCTGGACCCCAGCCAGGCCGTGCAGAAGACCTCCCTG aCCTTGTCCCTGCAACGACAGATGCTGGAGAACCTTGTGATCGCCAAAGCCCGGGAGGAGACA CTGCACAGGAAGATGGAGGAGCGCCGGCTACGGCTCCAGGAGGCAGCCAACAGGTGCGTCTCCTCCCATGGGTCTGGGGACAGCCCAGAGGACTGGTGGGGactgctgcccctgcccctaaGCCCTGAGGCTCCCAGCTGGGTCTTTCTCCCCAGGAGGTTCTGCAGTCAAGTCGCCCTGACCCCAGAGGAGCGGGAGCAGCGGGCCCTCTATGCCGCCATTCTCGAGTACGAGCAAGACCAC GACTGGCCGAAGCACTGGAAGGCCCAGCTCAAGAAAAGCCCAGGGGACCTGTCGCTAGTGACCAGCCTGGTCTCCCACCTGCTCAG TGGCCGCCTTCTGCCTTCTGAGAGGGGCAGGTCCGGCTTTATCAGCCATATGCACTCCCAAGGAAGCCACGGAGCTGCTTCTCCGAG CATCCCCGACCACCCCATCTCGCAGCTCCTGAAGAAGCTCCAGTGTGCGGTGTACCAGACGCTATACCCCCTCGTCAGCAGGGCCGCTGTAGGCACTGCCTCCACCCCCGGCTGCTGCTCTCTGCCCCCGGATGCTGACGGGCTGCTGGCCCCTGGAAGCCGGCGACTCCGGCCCTCGCACAGCCTCTACTGCATGCTCTCCCCTGCGGAGCCCAGCCCGGCCCCACGGCCCCCGGAGGGAACCCACGCCAGTCCCCCTGTGCCCCCTCCTCACGCTGGCGCCCCAGACAGAGGACCAGACAGCAGCCCCGCGGGGCCTTCCTCGCCCCTGGCTCACAGCTGGACTGGTGTGCAGGGCAAAGACAGCTCCTTTGAGGACCTCGAACACTTCTTGGCTACTTCTGaggggtggggccgggggcgAGGGTGGCCACCTGAGCCCCAGACAACGGGCGTGAAGAAGGAGCCACTGCAGGAGCAGCTGAAGAGCACCGTGAAGGACATACACGACGCCATCG ACAGGCTACTCTCGCTGACCCTCCTGGCTTTCGAAGGCCTGAATGCAACCTCCTCCAAAGACCGATGCCTGGCCTGCATCGAGGAGCCCTTCTTCTCTCCACTCTGGCCCCTGCTGCTGGCGCTCTATAG gagTGTGCACCGCCTCCGTGAGGCCGCCTTGAGCAGGAGCATGGAACTCTACAGGAATGCATCCCCGGCCGCCATAGGCATTCCCAGGAAGCTGCTCCCCCGGGACCTGGAGGCCTTGGGCGCCGGTGCTTACCCCTACTGCGCAGCAGCCCAAGAGCTGGGCTTGCTGGTCCTGGAGAGCTGTCCGCAGAAGAAGCTGGAGTGCATTG TGCGTGTGCTGCGGGTCATCTGCGCCTGCGCCGAGGATTACTGCCGTGCCCAGGAGGCCGCCCCTGAGGCCAGACCCCTGCTGGGTGCCACAGCCAT TGGTGCCGATGACCTGCTGCCCATCTTGTCCTTTGTGGTGCTGAGAAGTGGCCTCCCCCAGTTGGTGTCGGAGTGCGCGGCCCTGGAGGAGTTCATCCATGAGGG GTACCTGATTGGAGAGGAGGGCTACTGCCTGACCTCACTGCAGAGTGCCCTGAACTACGTGGAACTGCTGCCCCGAGGGGCTCTGGGCAAGTAG
- the VPS9D1 gene encoding VPS9 domain-containing protein 1 isoform X4 has translation MLKLAEQCLERAQSTAAQLGKTHLKPAVPVAAPGPASTSRHRRVYSDEGGKLSPFLPPEIFQKLQVVESQGSKKELTPLEEASLQNQKLKAAYEARMARLDPSQAVQKTSLTLSLQRQMLENLVIAKAREETLHRKMEERRLRLQEAANRCVSSHGSGDSPEDWWGLLPLPLSPEAPSWVFLPRRFCSQVALTPEEREQRALYAAILEYEQDHDWPKHWKAQLKKSPGDLSLVTSLVSHLLSGRLLPSERGRSGFISHMHSQGSHGAASPSIPDHPISQLLKKLQCAVYQTLYPLVSRAAVGTASTPGCCSLPPDADGLLAPGSRRLRPSHSLYCMLSPAEPSPAPRPPEGTHASPPVPPPHAGAPDRGPDSSPAGPSSPLAHSWTGVQGKDSSFEDLEHFLATSEGWGRGRGWPPEPQTTGVKKEPLQEQLKSTVKDIHDAIDRLLSLTLLAFEGLNATSSKDRCLACIEEPFFSPLWPLLLALYRSVHRLREAALSRSMELYRNASPAAIGIPRKLLPRDLEALGAGAYPYCAAAQELGLLVLESCPQKKLECIVRVLRVICACAEDYCRAQEAAPEARPLLGATAIGADDLLPILSFVVLRSGLPQLVSECAALEEFIHEGYLIGEEGYCLTSLQSALNYVELLPRGALGK, from the exons ATGCTGAAACTGGCTGAGCAGTGTCTGGAGAGGGCCCAGTCGACAGCTGCCCAGCTCG GGAAAACACACCTGAAGCCCGCTGTGCCCGTGGCTGCTCCGGGCCCCGCATCCACCAGTCGACATCGCCGGGTGTACTCAGATGAAGGGGGTAAACTATCTCCATTTCTGCCGCCCGAGATCTTCCAGAAGCTTCAGGTGGTGGAGTCACAAGGTTCTAAGAA GGAGCTGACACCTCTGGAGGAGGCGTCTCTGCAGAACCAGAAGCTGAAGGCCGCCTACGAGGCACGGATGGCCCGTCTGGACCCCAGCCAGGCCGTGCAGAAGACCTCCCTG aCCTTGTCCCTGCAACGACAGATGCTGGAGAACCTTGTGATCGCCAAAGCCCGGGAGGAGACA CTGCACAGGAAGATGGAGGAGCGCCGGCTACGGCTCCAGGAGGCAGCCAACAGGTGCGTCTCCTCCCATGGGTCTGGGGACAGCCCAGAGGACTGGTGGGGactgctgcccctgcccctaaGCCCTGAGGCTCCCAGCTGGGTCTTTCTCCCCAGGAGGTTCTGCAGTCAAGTCGCCCTGACCCCAGAGGAGCGGGAGCAGCGGGCCCTCTATGCCGCCATTCTCGAGTACGAGCAAGACCAC GACTGGCCGAAGCACTGGAAGGCCCAGCTCAAGAAAAGCCCAGGGGACCTGTCGCTAGTGACCAGCCTGGTCTCCCACCTGCTCAG TGGCCGCCTTCTGCCTTCTGAGAGGGGCAGGTCCGGCTTTATCAGCCATATGCACTCCCAAGGAAGCCACGGAGCTGCTTCTCCGAG CATCCCCGACCACCCCATCTCGCAGCTCCTGAAGAAGCTCCAGTGTGCGGTGTACCAGACGCTATACCCCCTCGTCAGCAGGGCCGCTGTAGGCACTGCCTCCACCCCCGGCTGCTGCTCTCTGCCCCCGGATGCTGACGGGCTGCTGGCCCCTGGAAGCCGGCGACTCCGGCCCTCGCACAGCCTCTACTGCATGCTCTCCCCTGCGGAGCCCAGCCCGGCCCCACGGCCCCCGGAGGGAACCCACGCCAGTCCCCCTGTGCCCCCTCCTCACGCTGGCGCCCCAGACAGAGGACCAGACAGCAGCCCCGCGGGGCCTTCCTCGCCCCTGGCTCACAGCTGGACTGGTGTGCAGGGCAAAGACAGCTCCTTTGAGGACCTCGAACACTTCTTGGCTACTTCTGaggggtggggccgggggcgAGGGTGGCCACCTGAGCCCCAGACAACGGGCGTGAAGAAGGAGCCACTGCAGGAGCAGCTGAAGAGCACCGTGAAGGACATACACGACGCCATCG ACAGGCTACTCTCGCTGACCCTCCTGGCTTTCGAAGGCCTGAATGCAACCTCCTCCAAAGACCGATGCCTGGCCTGCATCGAGGAGCCCTTCTTCTCTCCACTCTGGCCCCTGCTGCTGGCGCTCTATAG gagTGTGCACCGCCTCCGTGAGGCCGCCTTGAGCAGGAGCATGGAACTCTACAGGAATGCATCCCCGGCCGCCATAGGCATTCCCAGGAAGCTGCTCCCCCGGGACCTGGAGGCCTTGGGCGCCGGTGCTTACCCCTACTGCGCAGCAGCCCAAGAGCTGGGCTTGCTGGTCCTGGAGAGCTGTCCGCAGAAGAAGCTGGAGTGCATTG TGCGTGTGCTGCGGGTCATCTGCGCCTGCGCCGAGGATTACTGCCGTGCCCAGGAGGCCGCCCCTGAGGCCAGACCCCTGCTGGGTGCCACAGCCAT TGGTGCCGATGACCTGCTGCCCATCTTGTCCTTTGTGGTGCTGAGAAGTGGCCTCCCCCAGTTGGTGTCGGAGTGCGCGGCCCTGGAGGAGTTCATCCATGAGGG GTACCTGATTGGAGAGGAGGGCTACTGCCTGACCTCACTGCAGAGTGCCCTGAACTACGTGGAACTGCTGCCCCGAGGGGCTCTGGGCAAGTAG
- the SPATA2L gene encoding spermatogenesis-associated protein 2-like protein, protein MGSSSLSEDYRLCLERELRRGRAGVCGDPSLRAVLWQILVEDFDLHGALQDDALALLTDGLWGRADLAPALRGLARAFELLELAAVHLYLLPWRKEFSTIKTFSGGYVHVLKGALSEDLLLQSFQKMGYVPRDNHRLMMAALPPACQLVQVALGCFALRLECEILGEVLARLGTSVLPAEELLQARRASADVASCVAWLQQRLAREEEPPPLPPRGSPTVYRTPLDLYRDLQEDEGSEEASLYGGASPGPDSPPPELACGPALWEQSAKLWGSGGGAWEPLGEAEVLQQASSPSYGALEEELEPEPAAFSFLSLRRELLSQPGDMAVPQTPGSPGQASPQSPGYQVHSCLAPGALPGLCCDTCRQLHAPHCAALPTCRPGHALRPLLSDTQRRLWLRRAQVDTLLYDGPGAQP, encoded by the exons ATGGGCAGCAGCTCGCTGTCCGAGGACTACCGCCTGTGCCTGGAGCGTGAGCTGCGGCGTGGCCGCGCGGGCGTGTGCGGGGACCCATCGCTGCGCGCGGTGCTGTGGCAGATCCTGGTGGAAGACTTCGACCTGCACGGGGCGCTGCAGGACGACGCGCTGGCGCTGCTCACCGATGGTCTGTGGGGCCGCGCTGACCTGGCCCCCGCGCTGCGTGGCTTGGCCCGCGCCTTCGAGCTACTGGAGCTGGCTGCTGTGCACCTGTACCTGCTGCCCTGGAGGAAAGAGTTCTCCACCATTAAG ACCTTTTCAGGGGGCTACGTACATGTGCTCAAGGGCGCTCTCTCAGAGGACCTCCTCCTCCAGAGCTTCCAGAAGATGGGCTACGTGCCCAGGGACAACCACCGCCTCATGATGGCTGCCCTGCCCCCCGCCTGCCAGCTGGTGCAAGTGGCCCTGGGCTGCTTTGCCCTCCGGCTGGAGTGTGAAATCCTGGGTGAGGTGCTCGCGCGTCTGGGCACCAGCGTGCTGCCAGCTGAGGAGCTGCTGCAGGCCCGGCGGGCCAGTGCAGACGTGGCCTCCTGTGTGGCCTGGCTGCAGCAGCGGCTGGCCCGGGAAGAGGAGCCGCCGCCTCTGCCCCCCCGGGGCTCCCCAACTGTCTACCGGACCCCTCTGGACCTCTACCGGGACCTGCAGGAGGATGAGGGCTCGGAGGAAGCCAGCCTGTATGGGGGGGCCTCCCCAGGCCCTGACTCCCCGCCCCCGGAGCTGGCCTGTGGCCCTGCACTCTGGGAGCAGAGCGCCAAACTGTGGGGGTCTGGAGGCGGGGCCTGGGAGCCCCTGGGGGAGGCCGAGGTGCTGCAGCAGGCCAGCAGCCCATCCTATGGGGCcttggaggaggagctggagcccGAGCCTGCggccttctcctttctctccctgcggCGAGAGCTGCTGAGTCAGCCTGGAGACATGGCTGTCCCCCAAACCCCAGGGAGCCCCGGGCAGGCCAGCCCCCAGTCGCCTGGCTACCAGGTGCATAGCTGCCTAGCTCCTGGGGCCCTGCCTGGCCTCTGCTGTGACACATGTCGCCAGCTGCACGCCCCCCACTGTGCTGCCCTGCCCACCTGCCGTCCAGGCCATGCACTCCGCCCACTGCTCAGTGACACCCAGCGGCGCCTATGGCTGCGGCGTGCACAGGTGGACACCCTGCTCTATGATGGACCCGGGGCCCAACCTTAA